Within the Streptomyces sp. R41 genome, the region TCGAGTCGGAGGGGGAGCCCGAAGAGCGGGAACCAGCGGGCGGTGTCCAGGAAGCAGTGGAACCCGGTGATGCGCCCCTTTGAGATCTCCAGCGCCTGCACCGCCCAGGGCGTGTAGCCCCCCGCTTCGGGATCCGGCTTGTACTGGGCGAAGCCCGGCAGGCCGTTGACCTCGACCGGCACCAGGCGCGAGCCCGCGCACGCGGCGCCCAGCGTCGTCATGAAGCCGGTGATGTCGTCCGTGCCGCGCAGCCACAGGTCGAACGGCGGCATCGTCATGATCGCGTCCTCGTGGAGCAGCGCCGTCAGCGCCGTCATGTCGTACCCCTCGAACGCGGCGACATAGCGGTCCAGGAGCTTCTGCTGCTCCTCGTCGAGCGGATCCGAGGTGGCGGCCTCCGCGCCGGCGCCGTCGCTCTCGGCGAGGGTGGCGCGGGCCCGCTGCAGCGCGCTGTTGACCGACGCCACGGAGGTGCCGAGCAGCTCGGCGACCTCGCTCGCCTTCCATGCGAGGACCTCGCGCAGGATGAGCACCGCCCGCTGCTTCGGCGGCAGTTGCTGCAGGGCCGCCATGAAGGCGAGGCGCACCGACTCCTTCGCGACCGCCGCCTCGGCCGGGTCGCCGGCCGTCGGCAGTACGCGGGCGTCGGGCATGGGCTCCAGCCACGTGTTGTCCGGGCGGGGTGTGAGTGCCGCCTGGGCCAGCGGGGAGGGGGCGGTGAGATCCATGGGGCGAGCCCTCCTATTGCCCGCGTTCAGCATGTCCAGGCATACGTTCGTCGCGATCCGGTACAGCCAAGACCGCATGGAGGAACGGCCCTCGAACTTGTCGTAGCTGCGCCAGGCGCGGACCATCGTGTCCTGTACCGCGTCCTCGGCCTCGAAGGAGGAGCCGAGCATCCGGTAGCAGTACCCGGTCAGCTCGACCCGGTGCTTCTCCAGCCGGACGTCCAGGTCTGTCGTCGTGCCGTCGGTGCTCATAGCCAACCCACCCCTGTGGCCGTGTTCCGTCCCGCGCGTCGTTGCGCCAGCACTTCGGAAGCTACCGCAGCCCACTGACAATGGCGTGCGGAGCGGGGAAAGGTGCAGGTGGGAGGGGGGTTGCCCTGGAGGGTGTTTCGCCCCCGCCGCCCCTGCCCGTCCCGTACCTGCTCCGCCCCAGACCCCGTTCGCGCAGTTCCCCGCGCCCCTCAACAGGGGCGCGGGGAACTGCGCGATCTTTTAAGCGGGGGTCTGGGGGCGGCGGGGGCGGAAGACGCCTTCAGTGGGCCAGGGCCGGCTTCCGGCGGGACTGGACGCGGGCCGCGTGGGAGCCGAAGACCGTGATGGTCACGACGCCGAGGACCGCCAGCAGACCCAGCGTCACCGTGCCGGCCCAACCGCCCGCGTGGAAGGCGACGGCCCCCAGCGTGCTGCCGGCACTGGAGCCGACGTAGTACGCGGACTGGTACAGGGCCGAGGCCTGAGCCCGGCCACGCACCGCGGTGTGGCTCACCGACGACGACGCCACCGCATGCCCCGCGAAGAAGCCCGCGGTGATCAGGACCAGACCGAGCAGCACGAGCGGGAGCGAATCGGCCAGGGACAGCAGCAGACCGGAGGTCGTCGTTCCGCCCGCCAGGTAGAGCGACCCGCGGCGGCCCAGCCGGCCGACGAGCCTGCCCGCCGTGGACGCCGACACCGTACCGACCAGATAGACCAGGAAGATCGAGCCGATGATGCCCTGGGGGAGCGAGAAGGGGGCGTCGGTGAGGCGGTAGCCGATGACGGTGTAGACCCCGCCGAAGACCATCATGAACAGCGCGCCGATCGCGTACAGCCGGCACAGAAGAGGGTTCGCGAGGTGGTCGCGGACCGTGCGCGCCAGGACGCGCGGCCGCAGCGAGCCCGGAGTGAAGTGCGAAGGCGCCGGGAGCAGCAGCCGGAAGGCGACCGCGCACGCCACCGCGATGATCCCGATCGCGCCGACGGCCACGCGCCAGCCCCACTCCTGCGCCACCCAGCCGGTGATGACCCGACCGCTCATCCCGCCGACGCTGTTGCCCGCCACGAAGAGGCCGATCGCCGTGATCAAGGCCTTGGGGCGGACCTCCTCGGCCAGGTACGCCGTCGCCGACGCCGGAAGTCCGGCGAGGGCCGCGCCCTGCACCGCCCGCAGCACCACCAGCGCGCCGATCGACGGGGCGAAGGGGACCAGCAGCCCGACCGTCACCGCCACCGCAAGCGACGCCGTCATCAACGTACGCCGCCCGAAACGCTCCGACAGCGCGCTCATGGGGAGGACGAAGAGCGCCAGCGCACCCGTCGCGGCCGACACCGTCCAGCTCGCCTCGCTCGCGGTGACCCCGAAGTCCGTGGAGACGAGCGGGAGGAGAGCCTGCGTGGAGTAGAGGAGCGCGAAGGTCGCGACACCCGCGAGGAAGAGGGCGAAGCTCATCCGGCGGTAGCCGGGCCCGCCCGGGGCCATACGGGAGTCGACGGACGAAGGCGCGGACGTCACGGAAGGGGCAGAAGCGGCGGTGGCGGCGTCCACGGTGGTGGACGCCCCGGTACTGGCGGAAGGCATACTTCGAAACTAAGGACCCGCCACTCATCCGTCCAATGCATGGAAACTCCATAATCGTTCCCATGGTGCATCAGCAGAGGTCAGAAGCTCACCTGTCACCGTCCAGTGACACAGAAGACAGCGCGGGCATGTCGAGGTTGCTCGCCCCACGCCTCGCGTACTTCGCCGGGGTCGCCCGCACCGAGCACGTCACCCGGGCCGCGCAGGAGATGCGGGTCCCGCAGTCGACCCTGTCGCGGGCCATGGTCCGGCTCGAGCAGGACCTGGGCGTCGACCTGTTCGCGCGCAAGGGACGGACCGTCTCCCTCACGGCCGCGGGGCGTACGTTCCTCGGCTCCGTCGAGCGGGCCCTCGCCGAGATCGAGCGCGCCGCCGACGAGGTACGCGCCGACGCCGACCCGGCCACCGGCAAGGTCGCCTTCGGCTTCCTGCACACCATGGGCTCGGAGACGGTACCGGGCCTGATCCGCGCCTTCCGCGCCGACCACCCCCGCGTCCGCTTCAGCCTCGTCCAGAACTACGGCGAGGCGATGCTGGAGCGGCTGCGCTCGGGCGAGTTGGACCTTTGTCTCACCTCGCCCGTGCCGGACGCGCCCGACCTGGTCGGCCGCCGCCTCGACGAGCAGAAACTCCGGCTCGTCGTACCGGCCGATCACCGCCTCGCCGCCCGTAAACGCATCCGCCTGGCCGAGGCCGCCGACGAGACCTTCGTGACCCTGGAACCCGGCTACGGCATGCGCCGTATCACCGACGACCTCTGCAAGGAGGCGGGCTTCAAACCACGCATCGCCTTCGAGGGCGAGGAGGCGGAGACACTACGGGGCCTCGTGGCCGCGGGTCTCGGGGTTGCCCTCCTCCCGCCACCCGCCGTACCCCGCCCGGGGGTTGTGGAGCTCACG harbors:
- a CDS encoding LysR substrate-binding domain-containing protein yields the protein MVHQQRSEAHLSPSSDTEDSAGMSRLLAPRLAYFAGVARTEHVTRAAQEMRVPQSTLSRAMVRLEQDLGVDLFARKGRTVSLTAAGRTFLGSVERALAEIERAADEVRADADPATGKVAFGFLHTMGSETVPGLIRAFRADHPRVRFSLVQNYGEAMLERLRSGELDLCLTSPVPDAPDLVGRRLDEQKLRLVVPADHRLAARKRIRLAEAADETFVTLEPGYGMRRITDDLCKEAGFKPRIAFEGEEAETLRGLVAAGLGVALLPPPAVPRPGVVELTVTAPRAAREIGVAWLEGHPDTPPVAAFKKFLLSRRGHLLPD
- a CDS encoding MFS transporter, with product MPSASTGASTTVDAATAASAPSVTSAPSSVDSRMAPGGPGYRRMSFALFLAGVATFALLYSTQALLPLVSTDFGVTASEASWTVSAATGALALFVLPMSALSERFGRRTLMTASLAVAVTVGLLVPFAPSIGALVVLRAVQGAALAGLPASATAYLAEEVRPKALITAIGLFVAGNSVGGMSGRVITGWVAQEWGWRVAVGAIGIIAVACAVAFRLLLPAPSHFTPGSLRPRVLARTVRDHLANPLLCRLYAIGALFMMVFGGVYTVIGYRLTDAPFSLPQGIIGSIFLVYLVGTVSASTAGRLVGRLGRRGSLYLAGGTTTSGLLLSLADSLPLVLLGLVLITAGFFAGHAVASSSVSHTAVRGRAQASALYQSAYYVGSSAGSTLGAVAFHAGGWAGTVTLGLLAVLGVVTITVFGSHAARVQSRRKPALAH
- a CDS encoding sigma-70 family RNA polymerase sigma factor — encoded protein: MSTDGTTTDLDVRLEKHRVELTGYCYRMLGSSFEAEDAVQDTMVRAWRSYDKFEGRSSMRSWLYRIATNVCLDMLNAGNRRARPMDLTAPSPLAQAALTPRPDNTWLEPMPDARVLPTAGDPAEAAVAKESVRLAFMAALQQLPPKQRAVLILREVLAWKASEVAELLGTSVASVNSALQRARATLAESDGAGAEAATSDPLDEEQQKLLDRYVAAFEGYDMTALTALLHEDAIMTMPPFDLWLRGTDDITGFMTTLGAACAGSRLVPVEVNGLPGFAQYKPDPEAGGYTPWAVQALEISKGRITGFHCFLDTARWFPLFGLPLRLDGVDGVESEADQVQ